In Mastomys coucha isolate ucsf_1 unplaced genomic scaffold, UCSF_Mcou_1 pScaffold20, whole genome shotgun sequence, one DNA window encodes the following:
- the Kcnj8 gene encoding ATP-sensitive inward rectifier potassium channel 8: MLARKSIIPEEYVLARIAAENLRKPRIRDRLPKARFIAKSGACNLAHKNIREQGRFLQDIFTTLVDLKWRHTLVIFTMSFLCSWLLFAIMWWLVAFAHGDIYAYMEKSAMEKSGLESAVCVTNVRSFTSAFLFSIEVQVTIGFGGRMMTEECPLAITVLILQNIVGLIINAVMLGCIFMKTAQAHRRAETLIFSRHAVIAVRNGKLCFMFRVGDLRKSMIISASVRIQVVKKTTTPEGEVVPIHQQDIPVDNPIESNNIFLVAPLIICHVIDKRSPLYDISATDLANQDLEVIVILEGVVETTGITTQARTSYIAEEIQWGHRFVSIVTEEEGVYSVDYSKFGNTVRVAAPRCSARELDEKPSILIQTLQKSELSHQNSLRKRNSMRRNNSMRRSNSIRRNNSSLMVPKVQFMTPEGNQCLSES, from the exons ATGTTGGCCAGGAAAAGCATCATCCCGGAGGAGTATGTGCTGGCGCGCATCGCAGCAGAGAACCTGCGCAAGCCGCGCATCCGCGACCGCCTCCCCAAAGCCCGCTTCATCGCCAAGAGCGGAGCCTGCAACTTGGCACACAAGAACATCCGAGAGCAAGGTCGCTTCCTGCAGGACATCTTCACCACCTTGGTAGACCTGAAGTGGCGTCACACGCTGGTCATCTTCACCATGTCCTTCCTCTGCAGCTGGCTGCTCTTCGCTATCATGTGGTGGCTAGTGGCCTTCGCCCACGGGGACATCTATGCTTACATGGAGAAAAGCGCCATGGAGAAGAGTGGCCTGGAGTCCGCTGTCTGTGTAACCAATGTCAG GTCATTCACTTCTGCGTTTCTCTTCTCCATTGAGGTTCAAGTGACCATTGGATTTGGAGGGAGAATGATGACTGAGGAATGCCCTCTGGCCATCACAGTTTTGATTCTGCAGAACATTGTGGGTCTGATCATCAACGCAGTCATGTTGGGCTGCATCTTCATGAAAACGGCGCAGGCCCACAGAAGGGCAGAGACGCTGATTTTCAGCCGCCATGCTGTGATTGCGGTCCGCAATGGCAAGCTGTGCTTCATGTTCCGGGTGGGTGACCTGAGGAAGAGCATGATCATTAGCGCCTCGGTGCGCATCCAGGTGGTCAAGAAAACCACGACGCCAGAAGGGGAGGTGGTGCCTATTCATCAGCAGGACATTCCTGTTGATAATCCCATCGAGAGCAATAATATCTTCCTAGTGGCCCCTTTGATCATCTGCCACGTGATTGATAAGCGTAGCCCCCTGTATGATATCTCAGCAACTGACCTTGCCAATCAAGACCTGGAGGTCATAGTGATTCTCGAGGGTGTGGTGGAAACCACAGGCATCACCACGCAAGCGCGGACCTCCTACATTGCAGAGGAGATCCAGTGGGGACACCGCTTCGTGTCAATTGTGACTGAGGAGGAGGGCGTGTACTCTGTGGACTATTCTAAATTTGGTAATACTGTGAGAGTGGCTGCGCCAAGATGCAGTGCCCGGGAGCTGGATGAGAAGCCGTCCATCCTGATTCAGACCCTCCAAAAGAGTGAATTGTCGCACCAGAATTCTCTGAGGAAGCGCAACTCCATGAGAAGAAACAACTCCATGAGGAGAAGCAACTCCATCCGGAGGAATAACTCTTCCCTCATGGTGCCCAAGGTGCAGTTCATGACTCCAGAAGGAAACCAGTGTCTCTCAGAATCATGA